A genomic segment from Lasioglossum baleicum chromosome 5, iyLasBale1, whole genome shotgun sequence encodes:
- the LOC143208890 gene encoding uncharacterized protein LOC143208890 isoform X1 — MAYDIARGFSGIALVLTGSRGAGVTIWRSGAPILNKMALVTPSWLNVDFTEGILRLSEDDSTLQVIDVFVKPATSMGDNYCSDMMRVAIEYTRMQGDKRVKGKKSLICKIEPILEGARKELIENAQVFDTEIVMMTDTLKKMSDMLGSGIRLGAEIYHVRMERPLCLVMEDLAATGFRMADRIAGLDLAHCVLAIRRLGKFHAASVALCEKEPEQKAKYWKGMFNEKYSEEVKSIFNLGCAALADEIEKWPELGKRYSDKIRAMASQMYELGISVAKRRGDEFSVINHGDFWVNNMLFKYDENSKPIDHIFVDFQACFYSTPATDLQYFLNTSPSEEVYENHMNDLIVQYVHTLTSTMKRLNCKTPPPTMDDINRCMKERGIYGLISSITVLPFVLVDKSQAKDIDKLLPSANGASDNPGYRSAAYRRVMTRRLPKFDDMGLLDL; from the exons ATGGCATACGATATCGCTCGCGGTTTCAGCGGGATCGCGCTAGTCTTGACGGGGTCGCGCGGAGCCGGTGTAACAATATGGCGCTCGGGCGCGCCAATCTTGAACA aAATGGCCCTGGTGACACCGTCATGGCTGAATGTCGACTTCACCGAGGGGATACTGCGTCTATCCGAGGACGACAGCACGCTGCAGGTGATCGATGTATTTGTGAAACCGGCGACTAGCATGGGTGACAACTATTGCAGCGATATGATGAGGGTAGCCATCGAGTACACCCGCATGCAGGGCGATAAGAGGGTCAAAGGGAAGAAGTCGCTCATCTGCAAGATCGAGCCGATCCTCGAGGGAGCTCGCAAGGAACTG ATCGAGAATGCACAAGTATTCGACACGGAGATCGTCATGATGACGGACACCTTGAAGAAGATGTCGGACATGTTGGGCTCAGGAATTCGGCTCGGTGCCGAAATCTACCACGTGCGAATGGAACGACCACTGTGTTTGGTCATGGAGGATCTGGCAGCTACCGGATTCCGCATGGCTGACAGAATTGCCGGTCTTGACTTGGCCCATTGCGTGTTGGCAATTCGACGATTGGGCAAGTTTCACGCCGCCTCGGTCGCTTTGTGCGAAAAG GAACCGGAACAAAAAGCGAAATACTGGAAGGGTATGTTTAACGAGAAATATTCGGAAGAAGTAAAAAGTATTTTCAACCTCGGATGCGCTGCGTTggcagatgaaattgaaaagtggCCTGAACTTGGGAAGAG ATACTCGGATAAAATTAGAGCGATGGCTAGTCAAATGTATGAACTTGGCATCTCGGTTGCCAAACGGCGAGGCGACGAGTTTAGTGTAATCAATCATGGCGACTTTTGGGTGAACAACATGTTGTTCAAATATGATGAAAACTCGAAGCCTATCGATCACATTTTC GTGGACTTCCAagcgtgcttttactcgacgcCGGCGACCGATCTGCAATACTTCCTGAACACCAGCCCGTCGGAGGAGGTCTACGAGAACCATATGAACGACTTGATCGTCCAGTACGTTCACACGTTGACGAGCACCATGAAGCGACTCAACTGCAAGACCCCACCGCCTACTATGGACGACATCAACAGGTGCATGAAGGAAAGAGGGATTTACGGCCTGATCTCCTCGATAACCGTTCTACCCTTCGTTCTGGTGGACAAGAGCCAAGCAAAAGACATCGACAAACTATTGCCGTCTGCGAATGGCGCCTCTGACAATCCTGGATACAGAAGCGCGGCTTATAGGAGGGTGATGACCAGGAGGCTTCCCAAATTCGACGATATGGGACTGCTCGATCTCTAG
- the LOC143208890 gene encoding uncharacterized protein LOC143208890 isoform X2 — protein MALVTPSWLNVDFTEGILRLSEDDSTLQVIDVFVKPATSMGDNYCSDMMRVAIEYTRMQGDKRVKGKKSLICKIEPILEGARKELIENAQVFDTEIVMMTDTLKKMSDMLGSGIRLGAEIYHVRMERPLCLVMEDLAATGFRMADRIAGLDLAHCVLAIRRLGKFHAASVALCEKEPEQKAKYWKGMFNEKYSEEVKSIFNLGCAALADEIEKWPELGKRYSDKIRAMASQMYELGISVAKRRGDEFSVINHGDFWVNNMLFKYDENSKPIDHIFVDFQACFYSTPATDLQYFLNTSPSEEVYENHMNDLIVQYVHTLTSTMKRLNCKTPPPTMDDINRCMKERGIYGLISSITVLPFVLVDKSQAKDIDKLLPSANGASDNPGYRSAAYRRVMTRRLPKFDDMGLLDL, from the exons ATGGCCCTGGTGACACCGTCATGGCTGAATGTCGACTTCACCGAGGGGATACTGCGTCTATCCGAGGACGACAGCACGCTGCAGGTGATCGATGTATTTGTGAAACCGGCGACTAGCATGGGTGACAACTATTGCAGCGATATGATGAGGGTAGCCATCGAGTACACCCGCATGCAGGGCGATAAGAGGGTCAAAGGGAAGAAGTCGCTCATCTGCAAGATCGAGCCGATCCTCGAGGGAGCTCGCAAGGAACTG ATCGAGAATGCACAAGTATTCGACACGGAGATCGTCATGATGACGGACACCTTGAAGAAGATGTCGGACATGTTGGGCTCAGGAATTCGGCTCGGTGCCGAAATCTACCACGTGCGAATGGAACGACCACTGTGTTTGGTCATGGAGGATCTGGCAGCTACCGGATTCCGCATGGCTGACAGAATTGCCGGTCTTGACTTGGCCCATTGCGTGTTGGCAATTCGACGATTGGGCAAGTTTCACGCCGCCTCGGTCGCTTTGTGCGAAAAG GAACCGGAACAAAAAGCGAAATACTGGAAGGGTATGTTTAACGAGAAATATTCGGAAGAAGTAAAAAGTATTTTCAACCTCGGATGCGCTGCGTTggcagatgaaattgaaaagtggCCTGAACTTGGGAAGAG ATACTCGGATAAAATTAGAGCGATGGCTAGTCAAATGTATGAACTTGGCATCTCGGTTGCCAAACGGCGAGGCGACGAGTTTAGTGTAATCAATCATGGCGACTTTTGGGTGAACAACATGTTGTTCAAATATGATGAAAACTCGAAGCCTATCGATCACATTTTC GTGGACTTCCAagcgtgcttttactcgacgcCGGCGACCGATCTGCAATACTTCCTGAACACCAGCCCGTCGGAGGAGGTCTACGAGAACCATATGAACGACTTGATCGTCCAGTACGTTCACACGTTGACGAGCACCATGAAGCGACTCAACTGCAAGACCCCACCGCCTACTATGGACGACATCAACAGGTGCATGAAGGAAAGAGGGATTTACGGCCTGATCTCCTCGATAACCGTTCTACCCTTCGTTCTGGTGGACAAGAGCCAAGCAAAAGACATCGACAAACTATTGCCGTCTGCGAATGGCGCCTCTGACAATCCTGGATACAGAAGCGCGGCTTATAGGAGGGTGATGACCAGGAGGCTTCCCAAATTCGACGATATGGGACTGCTCGATCTCTAG
- the LOC143208733 gene encoding uncharacterized protein LOC143208733: MYILAPLRITESRRRSEAIYMVDNLRKRLAEMALETPSWLNVDFTEGILRLSEDDSTLQVIDVFVKPATSMGDNYSSDMMRVAIEYTRMQGDKRVKGMKSLIFKIEPILEGARKELIEKAQVFDTEIVMITDTLKKMSDMLGPGTRLGAEIYHVRMERPLCLVMEDLAATGFRMTDRIAGLDLAHSVLAIRGLGKFHAASVALCEKEPEQKAKYWKGIFNEKYSEEVKSIFNLGCAALADEIEKWPELGKRYSDKIRAMASQMYELGISVAKRRDDEFSVINHGDFWVNNMLFKYDENSKPIDHIFVDFQVCFYSTPAIDLQYFLNTSPSEEIYENHMNDLIVEYVHTLTSTMKQLNCKTPPPTMEDINKCMKERGVYGLISSITVLPFVLVDKSQAKDIDELLASANGAYDHPGYRSATYRRVMTRRLPKFDDMGLLDL, encoded by the exons ATGTATATCCTAGCACCGCTTCGTATCACAGAGTCACGAAGGCGAAGCGAAGCGATCTATATGGTGGACAATCTACGAAAAAGACTTGCAG AAATGGCCCTGGAGACACCGTCATGGCTGAATGTCGACTTCACCGAGGGGATACTGCGTCTATCCGAGGACGACAGCACGCTGCAGGTGATCGATGTATTTGTGAAACCGGCGACTAGCATGGGTGACAACTATTCCAGCGATATGATGAGGGTAGCCATCGAGTACACCCGCATGCAGGGCGATAAGAGGGTCAAAGGGATGAAGTCGCTCATCTTCAAGATCGAGCCGATCCTCGAGGGAGCTCGCAAGGAACTG ATCGAGAAAGCACAAGTATTCGACACGGAGATCGTCATGATTACGGACACCTTGAAGAAGATGTCGGACATGCTGGGCCCTGGAACTCGGCTCGGTGCCGAAATCTACCACGTGCGAATGGAACGACCACTGTGTTTGGTCATGGAGGATCTGGCAGCTACCGGATTCCGCATGACTGACAGAATTGCCGGTCTTGACTTGGCCCACTCCGTGTTGGCAATTCGAGGATTGGGCAAGTTTCACGCCGCCTCGGTTGCTTTGTGCGAAAAG GAACCGGAACAAAAAGCGAAATACTGGAAAGGTATATTTAACGAGAAATATTCGGAAGAAGTAAAAAGTATTTTCAACCTCGGATGCGCTGCGTTggcagatgaaattgaaaagtggCCTGAACTTGGGAAGAG ATACTCGGATAAAATTAGAGCGATGGCTAGTCAAATGTATGAACTTGGCATCTCGGTTGCCAAACGGCGCGACGACGAGTTTAGTGTAATCAATCATGGCGACTTTTGGGTGAACAACATGTTGTTCAAATATGATGAAAACTCGAAGCCTATCGATCACATTTTC GTGGACTTTCAAGTGTGCTTTTACTCGACGCCGGCGATCGATCTGCAATACTTCCTGAACACCAGCCCGTCGGAGGAGATCTACGAGAACCATATGAACGACTTGATCGTCGAGTACGTTCACACGTTGACGAGCACCATGAAGCAACTCAACTGCAAGACCCCACCGCCCACTATGGAAGACATCAACAAATGCATGAAGGAAAGGGGGGTTTACGGCCTGATCTCCTCGATAACCGTTCTACCCTTTGTTCTGGTGGACAAGAGCCAAGCAAAAGATATCGACGAACTATTGGCGTCTGCGAATGGCGCCTATGACCACCCTGGATACAGAAGTGCGACTTATAGGAGGGTGATGACCAGGAGGCTTCCCAAATTCGACGATATGGGACTGCTGGATCTCTAG